A genome region from Geobacter pickeringii includes the following:
- the trxA gene encoding thioredoxin TrxA: MASEKVLTLSDDGFDADVLKSSVPVLVDFWATWCAPCKAIAPVIDAIAEEYDGKVKVGKVNVDDNPATPGKYGVRGIPTVILFKDGKVVDQVVGAVPKAQLEALIKKAL, encoded by the coding sequence ATGGCCAGTGAAAAGGTTCTTACGCTTAGCGACGACGGCTTCGATGCGGACGTCCTCAAGTCGAGCGTTCCGGTTCTCGTAGATTTCTGGGCGACGTGGTGTGCCCCCTGCAAGGCGATAGCACCGGTCATCGACGCCATTGCCGAAGAATATGACGGCAAGGTCAAAGTCGGCAAGGTGAATGTGGACGACAACCCGGCAACCCCAGGCAAGTACGGGGTTCGCGGCATTCCGACCGTCATCCTCTTCAAGGACGGCAAGGTTGTCGATCAGGTCGTCGGGGCCGTTCCCAAGGCGCAGCTCGAAGCCCTCATCAAGAAGGCCCTCTAA
- a CDS encoding ferritin family protein, whose product MTREYSVQEALKLAIKGEKDSMDFYRKAGAVTKNDRAKKVFDLLANEEVGHLKAFFDHYKGGEFGDIASYMAQPPDSKNPTYVALIKAIDEETHEQKALEIALREEKSCIDQYSVLVKDIVDPLVRSIFERVIKETEKHHALIEEEYRHVMTMVHESDQDIYVRE is encoded by the coding sequence ATGACCAGGGAGTATTCGGTTCAGGAAGCACTGAAGCTGGCGATCAAGGGCGAAAAGGATAGCATGGACTTCTACCGGAAGGCGGGGGCCGTCACGAAGAACGATCGCGCGAAGAAGGTCTTCGACCTCCTGGCGAACGAAGAAGTGGGGCACCTCAAGGCGTTCTTCGACCACTACAAGGGGGGAGAATTCGGCGACATCGCCTCCTACATGGCTCAGCCTCCCGACAGCAAGAATCCCACCTACGTGGCCCTCATAAAGGCGATCGACGAGGAGACCCACGAGCAGAAGGCCCTGGAGATCGCCCTGCGTGAGGAGAAGTCGTGCATCGACCAGTACTCGGTCCTCGTCAAGGATATCGTCGACCCCCTGGTGCGGAGCATCTTCGAGCGCGTGATCAAGGAGACGGAGAAGCACCACGCCTTGATCGAGGAGGAGTATCGCCACGTCATGACCATGGTTCACGAGTCGGATCAGGACATCTACGTGAGGGAATGA
- the hemC gene encoding hydroxymethylbilane synthase yields the protein MALKHLKIGTRASQLALWQANWVKSELEKRYPGMTVELVKIKTMGDKILDVPLAQVGGKGLFVKEIEEAMLRGEIDIAVHSMKDVPTEFPEGLGLVCITEREDPRDAVISRGVTFADLPRGAKIGTSALRRQAQLLKVRPDLEMVVIRGNVETRIRKLTEENLDAVILAAAGLKRLGFTDAVTEYLPVELSLPAIGQGALGLECRLDDTAVRETIDFFNHPDTAHAVRAERALLWRCEGGCQVPIAAHGQVGGDTLTLTGFIASVDGTRSVKESITGPATDCDKLGIALAEDLLAAGGHEILAEVYQREVSREKEIPV from the coding sequence ATGGCACTGAAGCACCTGAAAATAGGAACCCGCGCGAGCCAGCTCGCCCTCTGGCAGGCCAACTGGGTGAAGTCCGAGCTCGAAAAGCGCTACCCCGGCATGACCGTGGAACTGGTGAAGATCAAGACCATGGGAGACAAGATCCTCGACGTCCCTCTCGCCCAGGTGGGGGGGAAGGGGCTCTTCGTCAAGGAGATCGAAGAGGCGATGCTCCGGGGCGAGATCGACATCGCGGTCCACAGCATGAAGGACGTGCCGACGGAGTTCCCCGAAGGGCTCGGCTTGGTCTGCATCACGGAGCGTGAAGACCCGCGCGATGCCGTCATCTCCCGCGGGGTGACCTTCGCCGACCTTCCCCGGGGGGCAAAGATCGGCACCTCGGCCCTGCGTCGCCAGGCCCAGCTCCTCAAGGTCCGTCCCGACCTTGAGATGGTCGTTATCCGCGGCAACGTGGAGACTCGGATCCGGAAGCTCACCGAGGAGAACCTGGACGCGGTGATCCTTGCCGCTGCGGGGCTCAAGCGTCTCGGCTTCACCGACGCCGTCACCGAGTACCTCCCGGTGGAGCTCTCGCTCCCCGCCATCGGCCAGGGGGCCCTCGGCCTCGAATGCCGTCTGGACGACACGGCGGTCCGGGAGACCATCGACTTCTTCAACCACCCCGACACCGCCCACGCCGTCCGGGCCGAGCGGGCGCTGCTCTGGCGCTGCGAGGGGGGGTGCCAGGTCCCCATCGCCGCCCACGGCCAGGTAGGGGGCGACACCCTCACCCTCACCGGCTTCATCGCCTCGGTGGACGGGACGCGCTCCGTGAAGGAGAGCATCACCGGCCCGGCGACCGACTGCGACAAGCTCGGCATCGCCCTGGCCGAGGATCTCCTCGCCGCCGGCGGCCACGAGATCCTTGCCGAGGTCTACCAGCGGGAAGTGTCGCGGGAGAAAGAGATTCCCGTTTAA
- a CDS encoding tRNA threonylcarbamoyladenosine dehydratase has protein sequence MSLHRFSRTEILIGPDGLDRLRRATVAIFGLGGVGSFTAEALCRAGVGRLVLVDFDDICLTNVNRQLHALDGTVGRAKVQVMAERLRLINPAADIVPHKDFYEGENSDFLLSGGYDYVVDAIDHITSKLHLIRSCKERGLPIIASMGAANKLDPTKIKVADIADTSKCHLARVVRKLLRKEGIRSGVKVVYSTEEYREQVVADAGCRSNCICPNKDEQRFSCEHRRVILGSISFIPSIFGLTMAGVVVNDLLARE, from the coding sequence ATGTCTCTCCACCGTTTTTCGCGCACAGAAATTCTCATCGGCCCTGACGGTCTCGACCGGCTCCGTCGCGCCACCGTCGCCATCTTCGGCCTCGGCGGCGTCGGGAGCTTCACCGCCGAGGCCCTCTGCCGGGCCGGGGTCGGCAGGCTCGTCCTGGTCGACTTCGACGACATCTGCCTCACCAACGTGAACCGGCAGCTCCACGCCCTGGACGGCACCGTGGGGAGGGCCAAGGTCCAGGTGATGGCGGAGCGGCTCCGCCTCATCAACCCCGCCGCCGACATTGTTCCCCACAAGGACTTCTACGAGGGGGAGAACAGCGACTTCCTCCTCTCCGGCGGGTACGACTACGTGGTGGACGCCATCGACCACATCACGAGCAAGCTCCACCTGATCCGCAGCTGCAAGGAGCGGGGGCTGCCGATCATCGCCAGCATGGGCGCTGCCAACAAGCTCGATCCAACGAAAATAAAGGTTGCCGACATCGCCGATACGAGCAAATGTCACCTGGCCCGGGTGGTCCGCAAGCTCCTCCGCAAGGAGGGGATCAGAAGCGGCGTAAAAGTGGTCTACTCCACCGAGGAATACCGCGAGCAGGTGGTGGCCGACGCCGGCTGCCGCTCCAACTGCATCTGCCCCAACAAGGACGAGCAGCGCTTCTCCTGCGAGCACCGGAGGGTGATCCTCGGCAGCATCTCCTTCATTCCGAGCATCTTCGGCCTCACCATGGCGGGGGTGGTCGTGAACGACCTCCTCGCCCGGGAGTAA
- the cobA gene encoding uroporphyrinogen-III C-methyltransferase produces the protein MTHTSDNNSLVYLIGAGPGDPGLITVRGKECMGLADVVVYDYLANDDLLQYARPGAELIYAGKVGGHHNREQWQINELLVEKAREGRVVARLKGGDPFVFGRGGEECEALVAAGIPFEIVPGVTAAIGAAAYAGIPLTHRDFTTSVAFVTGHESPGKEASEIDWEGLSLGSGTVVFYMGMKNLPQITANLMAHGRPPETPVALVRWGTRPEQEVLAGTLSDIADKARRTGFKAPAVTVVGEVVTLREKLRWFDSRPLFGRGILVTRAADQAGEFSAILRRKGARVVECPTIAIAPPESWDELDAAVARLATFDWVVFTSYNAVRFFFARLAAQGKDSRALGPCRICVVGPKTAEALALHGLRPDLIPGDYKGEGVVEALRSVVSGARVLFPKGDRARDVIPAGLAALGAEVTAPVAYRNVTPEVIPAGVIADLEAKRIHCVTFTSSSTVENLAAILGENRLLRLLDGVAIASIGPITSRSCQELGLKVDVEPPAYTLEALTAELVRFFSP, from the coding sequence ATGACCCACACATCCGACAATAACAGTCTCGTCTACCTCATCGGCGCCGGCCCCGGCGATCCGGGCCTCATCACGGTCCGGGGAAAGGAGTGCATGGGGCTCGCCGATGTCGTTGTCTACGACTATCTGGCCAACGACGACCTCCTGCAGTACGCCCGTCCCGGAGCCGAACTGATCTACGCCGGCAAGGTGGGGGGCCACCACAACCGGGAGCAGTGGCAGATCAACGAACTCCTGGTGGAGAAGGCCCGAGAGGGTCGCGTTGTGGCGCGCCTCAAGGGGGGCGACCCTTTCGTCTTCGGGCGGGGGGGCGAGGAGTGCGAAGCACTGGTGGCAGCCGGCATTCCCTTCGAGATCGTTCCCGGCGTCACGGCGGCGATCGGCGCGGCGGCCTACGCCGGCATCCCCCTCACCCACCGCGATTTCACCACCTCCGTCGCCTTCGTCACCGGCCACGAGAGCCCCGGCAAGGAAGCGTCGGAGATCGACTGGGAGGGACTCTCCCTCGGTAGCGGGACCGTGGTCTTCTACATGGGGATGAAAAACCTCCCCCAGATCACGGCAAACCTCATGGCCCACGGCCGCCCCCCGGAGACACCGGTGGCGCTGGTCCGCTGGGGGACCCGACCCGAGCAGGAAGTGCTGGCCGGCACCCTGTCCGACATCGCGGACAAGGCCCGACGGACCGGTTTCAAGGCCCCCGCGGTGACGGTGGTCGGCGAAGTGGTCACCCTGCGGGAGAAGCTGCGGTGGTTCGACAGTCGTCCCCTCTTCGGCAGGGGAATCCTCGTCACCCGCGCCGCCGACCAAGCGGGGGAATTCAGCGCAATTCTCCGGAGGAAGGGGGCCCGGGTGGTCGAATGCCCCACCATCGCCATCGCCCCCCCTGAAAGCTGGGACGAGCTGGACGCGGCAGTCGCCCGCCTCGCCACCTTCGACTGGGTCGTCTTCACCTCGTACAACGCCGTCCGCTTCTTCTTCGCGCGCCTCGCCGCCCAGGGGAAAGACAGCCGCGCCCTCGGCCCCTGCCGGATCTGTGTCGTGGGGCCCAAGACGGCCGAGGCGCTGGCACTCCACGGCCTGCGTCCCGATCTCATCCCCGGCGACTACAAGGGGGAGGGGGTCGTCGAGGCGCTCCGTTCCGTCGTCTCCGGCGCACGGGTCCTCTTCCCGAAGGGAGACCGGGCGCGGGACGTGATCCCGGCGGGACTGGCCGCACTTGGGGCCGAGGTGACGGCGCCGGTCGCCTACCGCAATGTCACCCCTGAGGTCATCCCGGCGGGGGTCATTGCGGACCTTGAGGCAAAGCGGATCCACTGCGTCACCTTCACCTCGTCCTCAACGGTGGAAAATCTGGCGGCGATCCTTGGCGAAAACCGCCTCCTGCGGCTCCTCGACGGGGTGGCGATCGCCTCCATCGGCCCCATCACCTCCCGGAGCTGCCAGGAACTGGGGCTGAAGGTCGACGTCGAACCGCCGGCGTACACCCTGGAGGCCCTGACGGCGGAACTCGTCCGGTTCTTCTCGCCGTGA
- the uvrC gene encoding excinuclease ABC subunit UvrC gives MIDKARLATLPNTPGVYLMKGARGEILYVGKAKSLRKRVRSYFGKHVESRWQIQFLMARVEELDVIVTDTEKEALILENTLIKQHRPRYNIDLRDDKTYFSLRMDMREEFPRLTIIRTVARDGAHYFGPYSSASAAREALKQLYKLFPLRHYPLETCRRRKRPCLFFQLRQCSAPCHGLISPEDYRALAEGAALFLRGKNRDLAKIFRERMGAAAAREQYEEAARYRDLLRAIEVTVEKQKVVTSGGDTDVLGFCREGTELSLSLLFMRGGRLIGSRNFIVNWELDDAEGISSFLNEYYGREVLIPDEVLIPSPIGDEGILGELLSEKRGKRTTLTAPRRGTKAELVRLAVKNAEHSLREHRDREAGAEAVLGELKERLHLRTLPRRIECYDISTIQGRFAVGSRVSFRDAKADKANYRRYRIRTVAGADDFAMMHEVLSRRFARGVAEGDLPDLIIVDGGPGQLNILTAVLRDLRIEGVDAASLAKSRVERDMMGEHVTRSDERVFLPGRKNPVVLRQNSPPLLLLAQIRDEAHRFAITYHQTLRGKATVASILDAIPGIGVKRRRELLRRFGSVQSLRKASREELAATPSIPPTLAETIWTALHENNEGGTPS, from the coding sequence ATGATCGACAAGGCGAGACTGGCTACCCTCCCGAATACTCCCGGCGTCTACCTCATGAAGGGAGCACGCGGCGAGATCCTGTACGTCGGCAAGGCGAAGAGCCTCCGGAAACGGGTGCGCTCCTACTTCGGCAAGCACGTCGAATCACGGTGGCAGATCCAGTTCCTCATGGCACGGGTCGAGGAACTGGACGTCATCGTCACCGACACCGAAAAAGAGGCCCTCATCCTCGAAAACACCCTCATCAAGCAGCATCGTCCCCGTTACAACATCGACCTGCGCGACGACAAGACCTACTTTTCGCTGCGCATGGACATGCGTGAAGAGTTCCCCCGCCTGACCATCATCCGCACGGTGGCACGCGACGGGGCCCACTATTTCGGCCCCTACTCCTCCGCCTCCGCCGCCCGGGAAGCGTTGAAACAACTCTACAAGCTCTTCCCCCTGCGACACTACCCGCTGGAGACCTGTCGCCGGCGCAAGCGCCCCTGCCTCTTCTTCCAGCTCCGGCAATGCTCGGCACCGTGCCACGGGCTCATCTCCCCCGAGGATTACCGGGCATTGGCCGAAGGAGCGGCCCTGTTCCTGCGGGGAAAAAACCGTGATCTGGCAAAGATCTTCCGGGAGCGGATGGGCGCAGCCGCCGCCCGGGAGCAGTACGAGGAGGCTGCCCGCTACCGCGACCTGCTCCGCGCCATCGAGGTGACGGTTGAGAAGCAGAAGGTGGTGACCAGCGGAGGGGATACGGACGTGCTCGGTTTCTGCCGCGAAGGAACCGAGCTCTCGCTGTCACTGCTGTTCATGCGGGGCGGCCGGCTCATCGGCAGCAGGAATTTCATCGTGAACTGGGAACTGGACGATGCGGAGGGGATCTCTTCATTTCTCAACGAATACTACGGCCGGGAGGTACTCATTCCCGACGAGGTGCTGATCCCGTCCCCCATCGGCGACGAAGGGATCCTCGGGGAACTGCTGTCCGAAAAGCGGGGAAAGCGGACCACCCTCACCGCGCCGCGCCGGGGGACCAAGGCCGAACTGGTGCGGCTCGCCGTCAAAAACGCCGAGCATTCGCTACGCGAGCACCGGGACCGGGAGGCCGGGGCCGAGGCCGTCCTCGGCGAACTGAAGGAGCGACTCCACCTGCGCACCCTCCCCCGGCGGATCGAGTGCTATGACATCTCCACCATCCAGGGCCGTTTCGCCGTAGGGAGCAGGGTCAGCTTCCGCGACGCCAAGGCCGACAAGGCGAACTACCGGCGCTACCGCATCAGGACCGTTGCCGGCGCCGACGATTTCGCCATGATGCACGAAGTCCTCTCCCGGCGCTTTGCCCGGGGGGTTGCCGAGGGCGATCTCCCCGACCTGATCATCGTGGACGGAGGACCAGGCCAGCTCAACATCCTGACGGCCGTGCTCAGGGACCTGCGGATCGAAGGGGTCGACGCGGCCTCCCTGGCCAAGAGCCGCGTGGAGCGGGACATGATGGGGGAGCACGTGACGCGGAGCGACGAGCGGGTCTTCCTGCCTGGAAGGAAGAATCCGGTGGTGCTGCGCCAGAACTCCCCCCCCCTCCTCCTGCTCGCCCAGATCCGCGACGAGGCCCACCGCTTTGCCATCACCTACCACCAGACACTGCGGGGCAAGGCTACGGTGGCGTCGATCCTCGACGCCATCCCGGGGATCGGGGTCAAGCGCCGCAGAGAGCTGCTGCGCCGGTTCGGAAGCGTGCAGAGCCTCCGGAAGGCGAGCCGCGAGGAGCTGGCGGCGACCCCCTCGATCCCCCCGACTCTGGCGGAGACGATCTGGACGGCACTGCACGAAAACAACGAAGGCGGCACCCCTTCCTAG
- the hemA gene encoding glutamyl-tRNA reductase, with the protein MEIIVVGLSHKTASVDIREKVAFSPTQMEKPLRAVVELPEITEAVIVSTCNRVEIYATTRDIAGGMARVKRFLADYHTISADTLEPHLYAHHGEAAIRHVFRVAASLDSMVVGEPQILGQIKTSYGYAAEFKTSGIILNRFLHKAFSVAKRVRTETKIASSAVSVSFAAVELARKIFGELSDKTVLLVGAGEMCELAAKHFINNGVRGVMVTNRTFERAERLAEEFEGKAIRFEDLFDQLHKADIVLSSTGATHFIIKPKDVEEVIRRRKLKPMFFIDIAVPRDIDPKVNDVENVYLYDMDDLQGVVASNLQQRAEEAKKAEAIIDEEIGQFYKWISNLEVTPTIVALRSKFDEIRKNELEKTLSTWKDLPPDGEKRLEALTNAIVNKLLHPPIAALKKTGQGGRTDLYVDAVRALFDLQTGAAEETELGELEE; encoded by the coding sequence ATGGAAATCATCGTTGTAGGACTTTCACACAAAACAGCTTCGGTCGACATCCGGGAGAAGGTCGCCTTCTCGCCGACCCAGATGGAAAAGCCGCTCCGGGCGGTGGTGGAGTTGCCGGAGATCACCGAGGCGGTCATCGTCTCCACCTGCAACCGGGTGGAGATCTACGCCACCACCCGCGACATCGCCGGCGGCATGGCCCGGGTCAAGCGCTTTCTGGCCGACTACCACACCATCTCTGCCGACACCCTTGAGCCGCACCTCTACGCCCACCACGGCGAGGCCGCCATCCGCCACGTCTTCCGGGTCGCGGCGAGCCTCGACTCCATGGTGGTGGGAGAGCCCCAGATCCTCGGCCAGATCAAGACCTCCTACGGCTACGCGGCCGAGTTCAAGACCTCCGGCATCATCCTCAACCGCTTCCTCCACAAGGCCTTCTCGGTGGCGAAGCGGGTCCGGACCGAGACGAAGATCGCTTCCTCCGCCGTCTCCGTCTCCTTTGCCGCCGTGGAGCTCGCCAGGAAGATCTTCGGCGAGCTGTCGGACAAGACGGTGCTGCTGGTCGGCGCCGGCGAGATGTGCGAACTGGCGGCAAAGCATTTCATCAACAACGGCGTGCGCGGCGTCATGGTGACCAACCGGACCTTTGAACGGGCCGAGCGGCTTGCCGAAGAGTTCGAGGGGAAAGCGATCCGCTTCGAGGACCTCTTCGACCAGCTCCACAAGGCCGACATCGTTCTCTCCTCCACCGGCGCCACCCATTTCATCATCAAGCCGAAAGACGTGGAAGAGGTGATCCGGCGCCGCAAGCTCAAACCGATGTTCTTCATCGACATCGCCGTGCCGCGGGACATCGACCCCAAGGTCAACGACGTGGAGAACGTCTACCTCTATGACATGGACGACCTCCAGGGAGTGGTCGCCTCCAACCTCCAGCAGCGGGCCGAGGAGGCAAAAAAGGCCGAGGCGATCATCGACGAGGAGATCGGGCAGTTTTACAAGTGGATCTCCAATCTGGAGGTCACCCCGACCATTGTGGCCCTCCGCTCGAAATTCGACGAAATCCGGAAAAACGAACTGGAGAAGACCCTCTCCACCTGGAAGGACCTTCCTCCCGACGGGGAGAAGCGGCTGGAGGCCCTCACCAACGCCATCGTCAACAAGCTCCTCCACCCTCCCATCGCGGCCCTCAAGAAGACCGGTCAGGGGGGGAGGACCGACCTCTACGTCGACGCCGTGCGCGCCCTCTTCGATCTGCAGACAGGAGCAGCCGAGGAGACGGAGCTCGGCGAACTGGAAGAATAA
- the ccsB gene encoding c-type cytochrome biogenesis protein CcsB — protein MNALLFATTLALYLVATVAYLAYLVKPREALGRVARWILVAGFAAHSLYTVDRYIEAGHTPITNLHESLSFFGLAIVGVYLACERKYRTVILGSFVTPLALLILSASTSFPSAMAPLNPALKSRWLAVHTVMAFLSYAAFAVAFGAAIMYLIQERFLKQKKLGAMYQKLPSLDILDEINYRCLTFGFPLLTFAIISGAIWAETAWGTYWSWDPKETWSLITWFVYAALIHGRLTTGWRGKKAAILAIVGFFVLLFTFLGVNLFLPGLHSYK, from the coding sequence ATGAATGCCCTGCTCTTCGCGACAACCCTGGCACTCTACCTGGTCGCTACCGTCGCCTATCTTGCCTATCTCGTCAAGCCGCGGGAAGCGCTGGGGCGGGTGGCTCGCTGGATCCTCGTGGCGGGGTTCGCGGCCCACTCCCTTTACACCGTCGATCGCTACATCGAGGCGGGGCACACCCCCATCACGAACCTCCACGAGTCCCTCTCCTTCTTCGGACTCGCCATCGTCGGCGTCTACCTCGCCTGCGAGCGGAAATACCGGACCGTCATCCTCGGCTCCTTCGTCACCCCGCTGGCGCTCCTGATCCTGAGCGCCTCCACCAGCTTCCCGTCGGCGATGGCCCCTCTCAATCCGGCCCTGAAGAGCAGGTGGCTCGCCGTCCACACCGTCATGGCCTTCCTGAGCTATGCCGCCTTCGCCGTCGCCTTCGGCGCCGCCATCATGTACCTGATTCAGGAGCGGTTCCTGAAGCAGAAGAAGCTCGGTGCCATGTACCAGAAGCTTCCGTCCCTCGACATCCTGGACGAGATCAACTACCGCTGTCTCACCTTCGGCTTTCCCCTGCTCACCTTCGCCATCATCAGCGGGGCCATCTGGGCCGAAACGGCCTGGGGGACGTACTGGAGCTGGGATCCGAAGGAGACTTGGTCGCTCATCACCTGGTTCGTTTACGCTGCCCTCATCCATGGCCGTCTCACCACCGGCTGGCGGGGAAAAAAAGCAGCAATCCTGGCCATCGTCGGCTTCTTTGTGCTCCTCTTCACCTTCCTCGGCGTAAACCTGTTCCTGCCGGGGCTGCACAGCTACAAGTAA
- a CDS encoding precorrin-2 dehydrogenase/sirohydrochlorin ferrochelatase family protein encodes MNFFPVNLNIRGRTATIVGGGGVACRKCHALLEGGARITIIAPRLDPSLGELRDQGLLTHIQRPYEPGDLAGAFLVFAATDSAAVNRTVAEEAASRGILVSLADSPALGTFTMPSVVRRGELLIAVSTGGKSPALARLIREQLEEEFGPEYAEALAILGAFREKLLTVSKDTAYNKKIFNELAASPLLELVRARRHDAIDLLLTRLAGPGFTRERLGVEKKDSA; translated from the coding sequence ATGAACTTTTTCCCCGTCAATCTGAACATCAGGGGGCGCACCGCCACCATCGTCGGAGGAGGTGGCGTTGCCTGCCGCAAATGCCACGCTCTCCTGGAGGGGGGCGCCCGGATTACCATTATCGCCCCGCGGCTCGACCCGAGCCTCGGCGAACTCCGGGACCAAGGGCTGCTCACCCATATCCAGCGCCCCTACGAGCCCGGCGACCTCGCCGGCGCCTTCCTCGTCTTCGCCGCCACCGACAGTGCCGCCGTCAACCGGACCGTGGCCGAGGAGGCAGCGTCCCGGGGAATCCTCGTCTCCCTCGCCGACTCGCCGGCGCTCGGCACCTTCACTATGCCGTCGGTCGTCCGGCGGGGAGAACTCCTCATTGCCGTCTCGACGGGGGGAAAGAGCCCTGCCCTCGCCCGGCTCATCCGTGAGCAGCTTGAGGAAGAATTCGGCCCCGAATACGCGGAAGCGCTGGCAATCCTCGGCGCGTTCCGTGAAAAGCTGTTGACGGTCTCGAAAGACACCGCTTACAATAAGAAGATTTTTAACGAACTGGCCGCGTCCCCCCTCCTCGAGCTGGTCCGCGCGCGCCGGCACGACGCAATCGATCTCCTCCTGACACGGCTCGCCGGGCCCGGCTTCACCCGGGAGAGGCTGGGAGTCGAAAAAAAGGATTCCGCATGA
- a CDS encoding TlpA disulfide reductase family protein: MKISLFLRFALAVAALSVLALPVPSHAVVQKGQAAPPIKVVSTSGQPITLNNYKGYVLVIDFFATWCPPCREAIPHLMTLNRKYAKQGLQILGLSLDEGDEQGVRDFITSKRINYPIALASQDIQADYGLRSLPTVYVVSKKGVVAEKFQGGSEETLRTMESLIKKLLAEP, from the coding sequence ATGAAGATTTCCCTCTTTCTGCGGTTTGCCCTGGCGGTTGCCGCTCTGTCTGTCCTGGCGTTGCCGGTGCCGTCCCACGCCGTGGTCCAGAAGGGGCAGGCGGCGCCTCCGATAAAGGTGGTGAGCACCTCGGGGCAGCCGATCACTCTGAACAACTACAAGGGGTATGTCCTGGTGATCGACTTCTTTGCCACCTGGTGCCCCCCATGCCGGGAGGCGATCCCTCACCTGATGACGCTCAACCGGAAGTATGCCAAGCAGGGTCTGCAGATCCTCGGCCTCTCCCTCGACGAGGGGGATGAGCAGGGGGTGAGGGATTTCATCACCAGCAAGCGGATCAATTACCCGATCGCCCTTGCGTCCCAGGATATCCAGGCTGACTATGGCCTCCGCTCTCTGCCGACGGTGTATGTTGTCTCCAAGAAGGGAGTTGTGGCGGAGAAGTTTCAGGGTGGATCCGAAGAGACCCTCCGTACCATGGAGAGTCTCATCAAGAAGCTTCTGGCCGAGCCGTAG
- a CDS encoding TatD family hydrolase, with product MLIDTHCHLNAPPLLSRHPEVLDAARRAGVTQFLVPGVTPRGWGEIAALARAQGPAVQAAFGIHPMAADAADAEALALLRQYAREACAIGEIGLDYTLTGVPREAQQAAFRAQLRVAADAGLPVILHCRKAFRDLLTILDEEGGARAGGVMHAFSGSPEIAAACLQRGLFISLSGTVTYATAVRPVAVARQLPLDRLLLETDSPDLTPEPHRGRPNEPAFLAETARKVAEIRGASPDTVERATTDNARRLFRLSPPPWHP from the coding sequence ATGCTCATCGACACCCACTGTCACCTTAACGCCCCTCCGCTTTTATCCCGCCACCCTGAGGTCCTGGACGCCGCCCGCCGCGCCGGCGTGACCCAGTTCCTCGTCCCCGGCGTCACCCCAAGGGGCTGGGGAGAAATCGCGGCCCTGGCCCGCGCACAGGGGCCGGCGGTCCAGGCCGCCTTCGGCATCCACCCCATGGCGGCGGATGCGGCGGATGCGGAAGCCCTCGCCCTGCTCAGGCAGTATGCCCGGGAAGCATGTGCCATCGGGGAGATCGGCCTCGACTACACCCTCACCGGCGTTCCGCGGGAGGCGCAGCAGGCGGCGTTTCGCGCCCAGCTTCGCGTGGCGGCGGACGCGGGGCTGCCGGTCATTCTCCACTGCCGCAAGGCATTCCGGGATCTGCTGACCATCCTCGACGAAGAGGGGGGCGCACGGGCCGGCGGGGTGATGCACGCCTTTTCCGGCAGCCCCGAGATCGCCGCCGCCTGCCTGCAGCGCGGGCTTTTCATCTCCCTGTCGGGGACGGTGACCTACGCCACAGCGGTCCGTCCGGTGGCAGTGGCCCGGCAGCTCCCCCTCGACCGGCTGCTCCTCGAAACCGACTCCCCCGACCTGACACCCGAGCCCCACCGCGGCCGCCCCAACGAGCCGGCCTTCCTGGCGGAGACGGCCCGGAAGGTGGCGGAGATCCGGGGAGCTTCCCCCGACACCGTGGAACGGGCAACCACCGACAACGCCCGGCGCCTCTTCAGGCTTTCCCCGCCACCCTGGCACCCATGA